One Roseburia rectibacter DNA window includes the following coding sequences:
- a CDS encoding cyclic nucleotide-binding domain-containing protein: METIKVQKNQVIAKQKEKVKAWYLILEGSVVQRNSYARIVLNKESVIGVSEKDRYLCDYIAREDSVLAVFPYNTADDLINALNGQESMRGTLLRAALKQRQMLLEMYAGFKNLVRQFHTFVETEYNDYTMLCSQMRIDGQGFPRMDNFKPLDMVHMAENWEVNNSTSLTKKGYLDEYIKLMQKDDSLCIGAIMEASYQTRRVMQGIIEMVDYLKYNQDILLSESENDLFHLYFELVIQAEMNHYDVTPLKERMDKIAEVIRKLNIYDDKLVSYRLNEYKNHDFTQYAIDEFATPGEDDNISDEEWDEEEESEDCLEHILTYAGYTPERIEDMRKLIQKYRDLPDMLSTDAEVFQLRKQLSQVFYDAYYKVFMNVMKDDDEPTPIIEMFLNFGFMDVQMVGEDNANILYDLTEHLEVCNSDHIFTIFEWLKTIYNGQNEPSKNEFDLDYTGYLAELKKTGKVNEKQMREYANNREMKVKFEIQNMFTSGNRVTYGRVSTFCPILGENDLINSVDKMLVTAQKIEDAMNKVRKVDFSVFYRGVVFSDPDKGINREEIMKEVLPNIILMPNAGTRAMMWQETAGVRRDTPARYMFPIFTAVDLDDMMVETTGRYRWEICRKIQGVHWNDIRDKSLTAEYCDYIQFYKKNHDLSIEAKEKIKSALLRGKNNYREVFVKDYQNWIKYESKGSFRLNKVSREILVTYCPFAKEIREELKSNPMYQNAWQRYDILMTKKIQRINGVYDKYQKAGGKITDELKDNLEYYMM, from the coding sequence ATGGAGACAATTAAGGTACAGAAAAATCAGGTAATTGCGAAACAAAAGGAAAAAGTAAAAGCATGGTATTTAATTTTAGAAGGATCGGTCGTACAGAGAAATTCCTACGCGAGGATTGTTCTGAACAAAGAAAGTGTGATCGGTGTTTCGGAGAAAGACAGATATTTGTGTGACTATATCGCAAGAGAAGATTCTGTACTTGCAGTTTTTCCATATAATACAGCAGATGATCTGATCAATGCATTAAACGGTCAGGAGAGCATGCGTGGAACACTCCTTCGTGCTGCTTTAAAACAGCGGCAGATGCTGCTTGAGATGTATGCCGGATTTAAGAATCTGGTAAGACAGTTTCATACATTTGTGGAAACTGAATATAATGATTATACCATGCTTTGCAGTCAGATGCGTATTGACGGACAGGGTTTTCCGAGGATGGACAACTTTAAACCGCTTGATATGGTACATATGGCAGAGAACTGGGAAGTTAATAACAGTACCAGTCTTACAAAAAAAGGATATCTTGATGAATACATAAAGCTCATGCAAAAAGATGACAGCCTTTGTATCGGGGCTATTATGGAAGCCTCTTATCAGACAAGGCGTGTTATGCAGGGCATTATCGAGATGGTTGATTATCTGAAATACAATCAGGATATTTTATTATCAGAATCCGAAAACGATTTATTCCATCTTTATTTTGAGCTTGTAATACAGGCAGAAATGAATCATTATGATGTGACCCCATTAAAAGAACGTATGGATAAAATTGCGGAAGTTATCCGTAAATTAAATATTTATGATGATAAACTGGTATCCTATCGTCTGAATGAGTATAAAAATCATGATTTTACGCAGTATGCAATTGATGAGTTTGCCACACCGGGAGAAGATGATAATATTTCTGATGAGGAATGGGATGAGGAAGAAGAGTCAGAAGACTGCTTAGAACATATCTTAACTTATGCCGGATATACACCGGAGCGCATCGAAGATATGCGAAAACTGATCCAGAAGTACAGGGATCTTCCGGATATGCTTTCCACAGATGCGGAAGTATTCCAGCTTAGAAAACAGCTTTCACAGGTATTTTATGATGCGTATTATAAAGTATTTATGAATGTGATGAAAGATGATGATGAACCGACACCGATCATAGAGATGTTTTTAAATTTCGGCTTTATGGATGTACAGATGGTGGGTGAGGACAATGCCAATATCCTTTATGATCTGACAGAGCATTTAGAAGTTTGTAACTCGGATCATATTTTTACGATATTTGAGTGGTTAAAAACGATTTATAATGGTCAGAATGAGCCGTCAAAGAATGAATTTGATCTGGATTATACGGGCTATCTGGCTGAACTGAAAAAAACCGGAAAAGTAAACGAAAAACAGATGCGGGAGTATGCAAATAACCGTGAGATGAAGGTAAAATTTGAGATACAGAATATGTTTACTTCCGGAAACCGCGTTACTTATGGCAGGGTATCGACATTTTGTCCGATTTTAGGAGAGAATGACCTGATCAATTCTGTTGATAAGATGCTTGTTACAGCACAGAAGATCGAGGATGCCATGAATAAAGTGCGAAAGGTCGATTTTTCTGTATTTTACAGAGGTGTTGTATTTTCAGATCCGGATAAGGGAATCAATCGTGAAGAGATCATGAAAGAAGTACTTCCGAATATTATTCTGATGCCGAATGCAGGAACAAGAGCGATGATGTGGCAGGAGACTGCGGGTGTAAGACGTGATACACCGGCAAGATATATGTTCCCTATTTTTACAGCTGTTGATCTTGATGATATGATGGTTGAAACGACAGGACGTTACCGCTGGGAGATCTGCCGCAAAATTCAGGGTGTTCACTGGAATGATATCCGTGATAAATCCCTGACAGCAGAGTATTGTGATTATATTCAGTTTTACAAGAAGAATCATGATCTTTCGATTGAGGCAAAAGAAAAGATAAAAAGTGCACTGCTTCGTGGAAAAAATAATTACCGTGAGGTGTTTGTAAAAGATTATCAGAACTGGATCAAATATGAGTCAAAAGGAAGTTTTCGTTTAAATAAAGTTTCAAGAGAGATCCTTGTGACATATTGTCCATTTGCGAAGGAGATCAGAGAAGAGTTAAAGTCTAATCCAATGTATCAGAATGCATGGCAGAGATATGATATTTTAATGACGAAAAAAATTCAGCGCATCAATGGCGTCTATGATAAATATCAGAAGGCGGGCGGTAAGATCACAGATGAACTGAAAGATAATTTAGAATATTATATGATGTAA
- the coaBC gene encoding bifunctional phosphopantothenoylcysteine decarboxylase/phosphopantothenate--cysteine ligase CoaBC — translation MLQGKTVLLGVTGGIAAYKMPNVARMLKKMHCNVHVLMTQNATNFITATTFETLTGNKCLIDTFDRNFEFSVEHVALAKQADLVLIAPATANVIGKIANGIADDMLTTTVMACTCKVLVAPAMNHNMYHNSIVQENLEKLKRHGYEIIDPVCGMLANGDTGDGKLPSEETLVEYVLRELAFEKDMQGLKVLVTAGPTQEAIDPVRFISNHSTGKMGYAIAKNAMLRGAEVTLVTGKTALEPPMFVQTVPVISAKDMYQAVMERAKEQDIIVKAAAVADYTPAHTADEKIKKSEGELSLALEKTTDILAELGKNKGKTVLCGFSMETEHMLENSRAKREKKNLDMIAANNLKQQGAGFAGDTNVLTLITEKWEKELALMSKDEAAKCLLDELLKLKIVNSK, via the coding sequence ATGCTTCAGGGAAAGACAGTACTTCTTGGCGTAACCGGCGGGATCGCGGCATATAAGATGCCAAATGTAGCACGGATGTTAAAGAAAATGCACTGTAATGTGCATGTCCTGATGACACAGAACGCGACTAACTTTATTACTGCAACGACATTTGAGACACTGACCGGCAATAAATGTCTGATCGATACCTTTGACCGTAATTTTGAATTTTCAGTGGAACATGTTGCGTTGGCAAAGCAGGCAGATCTGGTGCTTATTGCACCTGCTACTGCAAATGTGATAGGAAAGATCGCAAATGGGATTGCGGATGATATGCTGACTACGACAGTGATGGCATGTACCTGCAAAGTGTTGGTTGCACCGGCAATGAATCATAATATGTATCATAATTCAATTGTGCAGGAAAATCTGGAAAAACTGAAGCGGCATGGATACGAGATTATAGATCCGGTATGCGGTATGCTTGCAAATGGCGATACTGGTGATGGAAAACTTCCATCAGAAGAAACATTGGTTGAGTATGTTTTAAGAGAACTTGCATTTGAGAAAGATATGCAGGGATTGAAAGTACTGGTAACTGCAGGCCCGACACAGGAAGCAATCGATCCGGTTCGCTTTATATCAAACCATTCTACTGGAAAGATGGGATATGCCATAGCAAAGAATGCTATGCTTCGTGGTGCAGAAGTGACACTTGTGACCGGCAAGACTGCATTAGAGCCGCCAATGTTTGTGCAAACAGTTCCTGTGATATCTGCAAAGGATATGTATCAGGCAGTCATGGAACGCGCGAAAGAACAGGATATTATTGTAAAGGCAGCGGCAGTGGCTGATTATACGCCAGCGCATACTGCAGATGAGAAGATCAAAAAATCAGAAGGTGAGTTATCACTCGCACTGGAAAAAACAACAGATATTCTTGCAGAGCTTGGGAAGAATAAAGGTAAAACGGTTTTATGTGGATTTTCTATGGAGACAGAGCATATGTTGGAAAACTCCAGGGCAAAACGCGAAAAGAAGAATCTTGATATGATTGCTGCAAATAATTTAAAACAGCAGGGGGCCGGATTTGCCGGTGACACAAATGTGCTGACGCTGATCACAGAAAAGTGGGAAAAAGAGCTTGCGCTTATGAGTAAAGATGAAGCAGCGAAATGTCTGTTGGATGAATTGTTAAAATTAAAAATAGTAAATAGTAAATAA
- a CDS encoding energy-coupling factor ABC transporter permease: MHMADALVAPAVATTMYLCSAAAGGYSVRQVRALDEPKKVPVMGVMGAFVFATQMINFTIPGTGSSGHLCGGMLLSALLGPYAGFLTMIGVLLIQCLLFADGGLLALGCNIWNMAFYGCFIGALLIWKPMMRRGASKKKIIAASVLGCVLTLQMGAFSVTLETLVSGITELPFGTFVAVMQPIHLAIGLVEGLITAAVLCFVYEARPELLWGTDESTQKQTSRFSLKKTVTILAVLTVLIGGGLSLFASAYPDGLEWSMEKVAGTTELDAKGTAYKTAAEIQEHTALLPDYAFKNNEGMAGTSFSGVAGAAVVVVVCIGGCYLFKFFGKNQKHE, encoded by the coding sequence ATGCATATGGCAGATGCGCTTGTTGCGCCGGCGGTTGCGACAACAATGTATCTTTGCTCAGCAGCAGCGGGCGGATATTCAGTAAGACAGGTAAGGGCGTTAGATGAGCCTAAGAAAGTTCCAGTTATGGGAGTTATGGGAGCTTTTGTTTTTGCAACCCAGATGATCAATTTTACAATTCCGGGAACAGGATCTTCCGGACATTTGTGCGGAGGAATGCTGCTTTCTGCATTACTTGGACCTTACGCAGGATTTCTTACCATGATAGGGGTTCTTTTGATACAGTGTCTGTTGTTTGCGGATGGCGGACTTTTAGCGCTTGGCTGTAATATATGGAATATGGCATTCTATGGATGTTTTATAGGAGCATTGCTGATCTGGAAGCCAATGATGCGTCGGGGAGCATCCAAAAAGAAGATTATTGCAGCATCTGTGCTGGGGTGTGTACTGACATTGCAGATGGGAGCATTTTCTGTTACATTAGAGACACTTGTTTCCGGTATTACGGAGCTTCCGTTTGGGACATTTGTGGCAGTGATGCAGCCGATCCATCTTGCAATCGGTCTGGTCGAGGGATTGATCACGGCAGCAGTGCTTTGCTTTGTATATGAGGCAAGACCGGAGCTGCTCTGGGGTACAGATGAAAGTACACAGAAACAGACATCACGTTTTTCTTTGAAAAAGACAGTGACGATTCTCGCAGTTTTAACTGTTTTGATCGGTGGCGGACTTTCTCTGTTTGCTTCAGCATATCCGGACGGACTGGAATGGTCTATGGAAAAGGTTGCAGGAACCACAGAGTTAGATGCAAAAGGAACAGCATATAAGACGGCAGCAGAGATTCAGGAGCATACAGCGCTGCTTCCGGATTATGCATTTAAAAACAATGAGGGCATGGCAGGAACATCGTTTTCCGGTGTAGCTGGTGCAGCAGTGGTTGTAGTTGTATGTATCGGAGGCTGTTATCTATTTAAATTTTTTGGAAAGAATCAAAAGCATGAGTAA
- a CDS encoding N-acetylmuramoyl-L-alanine amidase family protein gives MEDKVLKFAAAVVVVLTAAVCIGLPFFPQIHTWAVETREERLAEQEYAENQTEMKDLEIVAADTSEQVHGGQLQLKLPEDVTGSDIQFTNDYVTQTIRISIPGTDRSYFENGPITGSSNHIATLSYSSKGEDGVIEIVMDRVYELKTEYDNAYYYFDFLTPQEVYDKVVVIDAGHGGRAPGANKQGVNEKEIDLDIVLQLKKILDEDDHNIGVYYTRTDDSNPTFDQRVQLANKSDADLFISVHNNSTNSGRMSSAHGTAVMYNESDASELGSKRFAQICLEEVTGQLNSRNRGLVEGDSIYIIRTSEVPVALIEVGFMTNQEELDLLRSEDYQKEAALGIYHAILRAFEEGY, from the coding sequence ATGGAAGATAAAGTATTAAAATTTGCGGCAGCAGTTGTTGTGGTACTTACGGCAGCAGTCTGCATTGGACTTCCTTTTTTTCCCCAGATCCATACATGGGCTGTGGAAACGAGGGAAGAACGCTTAGCAGAGCAGGAATATGCGGAAAACCAGACAGAGATGAAAGATCTTGAAATTGTTGCTGCAGATACATCAGAACAGGTTCATGGCGGACAGTTGCAGTTGAAATTGCCGGAAGATGTAACAGGATCTGATATCCAATTTACAAATGATTATGTGACACAGACGATAAGGATCAGTATTCCGGGGACAGACCGCTCTTATTTTGAAAATGGACCGATCACAGGAAGCAGTAATCACATTGCGACACTCTCCTATTCCAGTAAGGGAGAGGATGGTGTGATAGAGATCGTAATGGATCGTGTGTACGAATTAAAAACAGAATATGACAATGCATATTATTATTTTGACTTTTTGACACCACAGGAAGTGTATGATAAAGTAGTCGTAATCGATGCGGGACACGGAGGACGTGCACCGGGAGCAAACAAGCAGGGAGTCAATGAAAAAGAAATTGACCTTGATATCGTGCTCCAGTTAAAAAAGATACTTGATGAAGATGATCACAATATTGGTGTTTATTACACCAGAACAGATGACAGCAACCCTACTTTTGATCAGAGGGTGCAGCTTGCAAATAAGTCGGATGCCGATCTTTTTATCAGTGTACATAACAACTCCACAAACAGTGGAAGAATGTCCTCTGCACATGGTACGGCAGTCATGTATAATGAATCTGATGCGAGTGAACTTGGAAGCAAACGTTTTGCGCAGATCTGTTTAGAGGAAGTGACAGGACAGCTTAATAGCAGAAACCGGGGGCTTGTTGAGGGAGACAGTATCTATATCATAAGGACAAGTGAAGTTCCGGTTGCGCTGATTGAAGTTGGTTTTATGACGAATCAGGAGGAGCTTGATCTGCTGCGTTCGGAGGATTATCAGAAGGAAGCAGCACTTGGCATTTATCATGCAATACTGCGTGCATTTGAAGAAGGCTATTAG
- a CDS encoding XTP/dITP diphosphatase, with product MNRIIFATGNAGKMKEIREILGDMDAEILSMKEAGIKADIVEDGTTFEENAKIKAQTVAQFTKDIVLADDSGLEVDYLNKEPGVYSARYMGENTSYTIKNQAILDRLKGVPKEKRTARFVCAIAAAMPNGDVLVTRETIEGYIGEKPAGSNGFGYDPIFYVDEFGCSTAELTEEQKNQISHRGKALRAMKEKLNQYGI from the coding sequence ATGAACAGAATTATTTTTGCAACCGGAAATGCCGGTAAAATGAAAGAAATCAGAGAAATTTTAGGGGATATGGATGCAGAGATCCTTTCAATGAAAGAAGCCGGAATTAAGGCAGATATTGTAGAGGACGGAACAACGTTTGAGGAAAATGCCAAAATCAAGGCACAGACAGTTGCACAGTTTACCAAAGATATCGTTCTTGCAGATGATTCCGGACTTGAAGTGGATTATCTGAACAAGGAACCGGGAGTGTATTCTGCCCGCTATATGGGGGAAAATACGTCTTATACGATCAAAAATCAGGCTATTTTAGACAGATTAAAGGGTGTGCCGAAGGAAAAACGTACAGCACGGTTTGTCTGCGCTATTGCGGCTGCAATGCCAAATGGAGATGTGCTTGTTACGAGAGAAACGATTGAAGGATATATCGGAGAAAAGCCGGCAGGAAGTAATGGGTTTGGATATGATCCGATTTTTTACGTGGACGAGTTCGGGTGTTCTACGGCAGAACTTACGGAAGAACAGAAAAATCAGATCAGTCACAGGGGTAAGGCATTGCGTGCCATGAAGGAAAAACTGAATCAGTATGGAATCTGA
- a CDS encoding metallophosphoesterase family protein gives MRVLVISDTHKKHENLKVVLERVSPVDLVIHLGDAEGYEDYIGELCGCPLEIVAGNNDFFSSLPREKEIMVGNYRVFMTHGHYYYVGSGIEDLKREALARGADVAMFGHTHIPLIEYGDGIVVMNPGSISYPRQEGKRPSYILMDIDKKGVAHYEIEYL, from the coding sequence ATGAGAGTACTGGTTATTAGCGATACACATAAAAAACATGAAAATTTAAAAGTTGTTTTAGAGAGAGTTTCCCCGGTGGATCTTGTGATCCATCTTGGAGATGCAGAAGGATATGAGGATTATATAGGGGAACTCTGCGGCTGTCCGCTTGAAATCGTTGCGGGGAATAATGATTTTTTCTCTTCTTTGCCGCGTGAAAAGGAGATCATGGTAGGAAATTACCGTGTGTTTATGACACATGGGCATTATTACTATGTCGGTTCCGGGATTGAGGATTTAAAGCGCGAGGCTTTAGCGCGTGGAGCGGATGTTGCAATGTTCGGACATACCCATATTCCGCTGATCGAATATGGTGACGGGATTGTTGTCATGAATCCCGGTAGTATTTCCTATCCGCGACAGGAGGGAAAGCGCCCTTCGTATATTCTGATGGACATAGATAAAAAAGGTGTGGCGCACTATGAAATAGAGTATTTATAA
- a CDS encoding rhodanese-like domain-containing protein yields MAFFTIHPREMEQIILGKHALVLDVREREVYREEHYKGAYCCPYEEMNGWMRRFNRTRTLVVYCEYGSTSLLAARQLAKCGYEVYTVVGGMRAIRQYNGYD; encoded by the coding sequence ATGGCATTTTTTACGATACATCCACGCGAGATGGAACAGATCATTTTAGGTAAGCATGCTCTGGTGCTTGATGTGAGGGAGAGAGAAGTTTACCGGGAAGAACATTATAAGGGTGCATATTGCTGTCCATATGAGGAAATGAATGGATGGATGAGACGTTTTAACAGAACCAGAACATTAGTCGTTTATTGCGAATATGGTAGTACGAGCCTTTTGGCAGCAAGGCAGCTTGCAAAATGCGGTTACGAGGTGTATACAGTTGTTGGAGGAATGCGGGCGATCAGACAATATAATGGTTATGATTAA
- a CDS encoding lectin like domain-containing protein, whose protein sequence is MHYSKRFIAFGGIVAIAFLIKYNIPGGEYEQIGSFRGASLEAETWNPLIASSVNDNLLSVIIDNKQYTNEKYKFYMDDNLDIMMPVSILRDALNCSAHIYDGDRLVVEKHSSDISFSLDQGTATVNGDIEKITSPFTMIENEYYVSLNDLSQYMDYTYSWDMQENEAQAVDNSDASIVPTSYDLRDRKRTAEVRNQGSYGTCWSFAALGALESSLLPEESAQYSVDHMTLCNGFNMTQNDGGEYTMGMAYLAAWKGPVYEKDDPYGDDQTDENLTAVKHVQEMQIIESKDYEKIKEAVFKYGGVQTSIYNALRSSQSSSPYYNKSTNAYCYIGTEKPNHDVVIVGWDDSYSKDNFNTDLEGDGAFICQNSWGDNFGENGFFYISYYDTNIGTHNVVYTDIENTDNYDHIYQSDLCGWVGQLGYNKDSIYGANVFTAEGNETLKAASFYATGKDSQYELYVVRQFADESSLEKMIPVASGKLGNAGYYTVDFNQGIEVDAGERYAVVLHIITPGSVHPMAIEYAADEATENVDLDDGESYISVNGSKWVSVDTVEKSNLCIKAFSDNR, encoded by the coding sequence ATGCATTATTCGAAAAGATTTATTGCCTTTGGTGGAATCGTGGCGATTGCTTTTTTGATAAAATATAATATACCCGGTGGAGAATATGAGCAGATCGGCAGTTTCCGGGGAGCAAGTTTAGAAGCAGAAACCTGGAATCCGCTGATCGCGTCAAGTGTGAATGATAATCTGCTGTCTGTGATCATTGACAATAAACAGTATACCAATGAAAAATATAAATTTTATATGGATGATAATTTAGACATTATGATGCCTGTTTCCATTCTGCGGGATGCGTTAAACTGCAGTGCACACATTTATGATGGGGACAGGCTGGTTGTGGAAAAACATTCCAGTGATATTTCCTTTTCACTGGATCAGGGAACTGCTACTGTGAATGGTGATATTGAAAAGATCACATCTCCGTTTACCATGATAGAGAACGAGTATTATGTCAGTCTCAATGATCTGTCACAATATATGGATTATACATATAGCTGGGATATGCAGGAAAATGAGGCACAGGCTGTAGATAATTCGGATGCATCGATCGTGCCGACCAGTTATGATCTAAGGGACAGAAAACGGACAGCGGAAGTGCGTAATCAGGGAAGTTATGGAACCTGTTGGTCATTTGCAGCATTAGGAGCACTTGAATCATCGCTGCTGCCGGAGGAGAGCGCACAGTATTCAGTGGATCATATGACACTGTGTAATGGATTTAATATGACTCAGAATGATGGTGGCGAATATACCATGGGAATGGCATATCTTGCAGCATGGAAGGGACCTGTTTATGAAAAGGATGATCCTTATGGAGATGACCAGACGGATGAGAATCTTACGGCAGTAAAGCATGTGCAGGAAATGCAGATCATCGAGAGCAAGGATTACGAAAAAATAAAAGAAGCTGTATTTAAGTATGGTGGAGTGCAGACATCCATTTATAATGCACTGCGAAGCTCACAGTCTTCCTCTCCATATTATAATAAAAGTACGAATGCCTACTGCTATATTGGTACGGAAAAGCCAAACCATGATGTTGTGATCGTCGGATGGGATGATTCTTACTCAAAGGATAATTTTAATACAGATCTTGAAGGTGATGGAGCTTTTATCTGTCAGAACAGCTGGGGCGATAATTTTGGAGAAAACGGGTTTTTTTATATCTCTTATTATGATACAAACATTGGAACACATAATGTTGTTTATACGGATATAGAAAATACAGATAATTATGATCATATTTATCAGAGTGATCTGTGCGGCTGGGTTGGTCAGCTTGGTTACAATAAAGACAGTATCTATGGGGCAAATGTTTTTACTGCAGAGGGAAATGAAACCTTAAAGGCAGCATCTTTTTATGCAACTGGAAAAGATTCGCAGTATGAATTATATGTTGTGCGTCAGTTTGCGGATGAATCGTCTTTGGAGAAGATGATCCCGGTTGCATCCGGTAAGCTGGGAAATGCAGGTTATTATACCGTTGACTTTAATCAGGGGATTGAAGTGGATGCGGGGGAGCGTTATGCAGTTGTTTTGCATATTATTACCCCTGGATCTGTACATCCGATGGCAATTGAGTATGCTGCGGATGAGGCGACTGAAAATGTAGACTTAGATGATGGAGAGAGTTATATCAGTGTAAATGGTTCGAAATGGGTGAGTGTTGATACCGTAGAAAAATCGAATCTTTGTATCAAGGCATTCAGCGATAATCGATAG
- a CDS encoding THUMP domain-containing class I SAM-dependent RNA methyltransferase translates to MKTYELVVPCHFGLEAVLKREIYDLGYEIDRVEDGRITFTGDEEAICRANIFLRTAERVLIQVGRFHAETFEELFQGIKSLRWEKYIPENGKFWVKKASSIKSKLFSPSDIQSIAKKAMVERLKQQYHKEWFAEDGAPYPVRIFLLKDEVMVTLDTSGDSLHKRGYRTLTSKAPLTETLAASLLMLTPWKPDRILVDPFCGSGTFPIEAAMIAANIAPGMNREFTAEQWTNIIDRKVWYECVKEAQDMVNDDITVDIQGYDIDGDVVKAARQNAVRAGVDHLIHFQQRPVAELHHPKKYGFIVTNPPYGERLEDKADLPELYSQIGEAYRRLDAWSMYLITSYEDTERYIGRKADKNRKIYNGMLKTYFYQFMGPKPPKRDNFH, encoded by the coding sequence ATGAAAACATATGAACTTGTGGTACCGTGCCATTTCGGGTTAGAGGCGGTATTGAAAAGAGAGATTTATGATCTTGGTTATGAGATAGACAGAGTAGAAGACGGAAGAATCACATTTACCGGAGATGAGGAGGCAATCTGCCGGGCGAATATTTTCCTGCGCACGGCAGAACGTGTTTTAATTCAGGTAGGGCGTTTTCATGCGGAAACATTTGAAGAATTATTTCAGGGAATCAAGTCACTTCGGTGGGAAAAATATATTCCTGAAAATGGTAAGTTCTGGGTAAAAAAGGCATCTTCTATCAAAAGTAAACTGTTCAGTCCGTCTGATATTCAGTCGATCGCGAAAAAAGCAATGGTAGAGCGGTTAAAGCAGCAATATCATAAAGAGTGGTTTGCTGAGGATGGAGCACCGTATCCGGTGCGTATTTTTCTGTTAAAGGATGAAGTCATGGTAACACTTGATACATCGGGGGATTCCCTGCATAAAAGGGGATATCGTACTTTGACCAGCAAAGCACCGCTGACGGAGACACTTGCGGCGTCCTTACTGATGCTGACGCCATGGAAACCGGATCGTATCCTTGTAGATCCGTTTTGCGGAAGTGGAACATTCCCGATAGAGGCGGCAATGATCGCTGCAAATATCGCACCTGGAATGAATCGTGAATTTACAGCAGAGCAATGGACAAATATCATAGACCGTAAAGTCTGGTATGAGTGTGTGAAAGAAGCACAGGATATGGTCAATGATGATATTACCGTGGATATCCAGGGATATGACATTGACGGTGATGTGGTAAAAGCGGCGAGACAGAATGCTGTCCGTGCAGGAGTTGACCATCTGATCCATTTCCAGCAGAGACCTGTGGCAGAATTGCACCATCCGAAGAAATATGGTTTTATCGTGACAAATCCGCCATATGGAGAGCGCCTAGAAGATAAAGCGGATCTGCCGGAATTATACAGTCAGATCGGGGAGGCATACCGGAGATTGGATGCATGGTCGATGTATCTGATCACCAGTTATGAGGACACAGAGCGTTACATAGGGCGGAAGGCGGATAAAAACCGTAAGATTTATAACGGAATGTTAAAGACGTACTTTTATCAGTTTATGGGACCAAAACCGCCAAAACGTGATAATTTTCATTAA
- the cbiQ gene encoding cobalt ECF transporter T component CbiQ, with protein sequence MSKIQRAVSEIKSIEELANEDRWVNQVHPLVKLCVTILYIGTVVSFSKYNLSGLLVMAVYPVILFIMNEISVKDALWRMRVVLPLVCVAGIFNPFFDRQIVMNVGQIEISGGVISMLTLMIKGVFAVLASYLLIATTTIEKICFALEICRLPKVIVMQVWLIYRYISVLLAETQRVVQAYELRAPGQKGIHFKVWGSLMGQMLIRSMDRAELIYESMCLRGFQGIFGLKKEIRFCMKDAVYLVLWIAVFTILRCFAVGQLVGTLF encoded by the coding sequence ATGAGTAAAATTCAAAGGGCAGTTTCTGAGATTAAAAGTATCGAGGAACTGGCAAATGAAGACAGGTGGGTGAACCAGGTTCACCCTCTTGTAAAATTATGTGTGACAATTTTGTATATAGGGACAGTTGTTTCTTTTTCTAAGTATAACCTGAGTGGACTGCTTGTGATGGCAGTTTATCCGGTTATTCTTTTTATTATGAATGAAATTTCTGTAAAGGATGCGTTATGGCGGATGCGTGTTGTGCTGCCGCTTGTCTGTGTGGCAGGTATATTTAATCCTTTTTTTGACAGGCAGATCGTAATGAATGTGGGACAGATTGAAATTAGTGGTGGAGTGATTTCAATGCTGACCTTGATGATAAAAGGAGTTTTTGCGGTTCTGGCATCGTATCTTCTGATTGCGACAACAACGATCGAAAAAATCTGCTTCGCACTTGAGATATGTCGTCTGCCAAAAGTCATTGTGATGCAGGTATGGCTGATTTACCGGTATATTTCTGTATTGCTGGCAGAAACACAGCGGGTGGTGCAGGCATATGAACTTAGGGCACCGGGACAGAAAGGCATTCATTTTAAGGTGTGGGGATCTCTGATGGGACAGATGCTGATCCGAAGCATGGACAGGGCAGAGTTGATTTATGAAAGTATGTGTCTGCGCGGGTTTCAGGGAATATTTGGACTGAAAAAAGAGATACGGTTTTGTATGAAAGACGCAGTGTATCTTGTTTTATGGATCGCGGTGTTTACTATATTGCGATGTTTTGCGGTTGGACAACTGGTGGGAACTTTGTTTTAG